A genomic window from Parvularcula sp. LCG005 includes:
- a CDS encoding histidine kinase dimerization/phosphoacceptor domain -containing protein, translating to MKARHHPRQADRLATLHSYGILDTPRESDFDDIVALASEICGTPISVINFIDAERQWFKAEVGLNARETPLETSICSHVILEQDFTMIEDTQMDPRTLDNNLCTPVNGLRFYAGALLTADNGLPIGTLCVLDTVPKRLTDSQIKSLKVLARRVMRELDFRRVLAAQQVLRDEIDHRVKNSLASVSSAISLYKREALATGDPATAFDNVKRHLDAISSVHKALYSTGEGKTLDLRAYFTDLVTKLQATLPSNVSIEAHADSCSIPADLANTIGLIANEFAANTVKHGMGNALEAKLSYNITIDGSTLNLAFSNNVPEAQHSDSTPAGIGYRLMTASVWKLGGTVSQAPFGDGFRLQASLPVIAVAPPVDVTEYSAHT from the coding sequence ATGAAAGCTAGACATCACCCTCGGCAGGCGGATCGGCTAGCCACATTGCATAGCTACGGCATTCTCGACACCCCGAGAGAGTCGGATTTCGATGACATTGTGGCGCTGGCCTCCGAGATATGCGGCACACCCATTTCTGTTATCAACTTTATCGATGCCGAGCGCCAATGGTTCAAGGCTGAGGTTGGCCTGAACGCACGCGAAACGCCTCTTGAAACGTCAATCTGTTCGCATGTCATCCTGGAACAGGATTTCACGATGATTGAAGACACACAGATGGACCCGCGTACGCTGGACAATAATCTGTGTACGCCTGTCAACGGTCTTCGATTTTATGCGGGGGCGCTCCTGACCGCTGACAATGGGTTGCCGATCGGCACCTTATGTGTGCTTGATACCGTTCCGAAGCGCCTCACCGACTCTCAGATCAAATCCCTCAAGGTTCTGGCAAGACGGGTGATGAGGGAGCTCGATTTCAGGCGTGTTCTCGCAGCGCAGCAGGTCCTGAGAGATGAAATTGACCATCGCGTGAAGAACAGTCTTGCCTCGGTGTCCAGTGCTATCAGCCTGTACAAGCGCGAGGCGCTCGCGACGGGCGATCCTGCCACCGCGTTCGATAACGTCAAACGTCATCTCGATGCAATATCGTCTGTGCACAAAGCGTTGTATTCGACGGGTGAGGGAAAGACGCTCGATTTGCGAGCCTATTTCACTGATCTTGTGACAAAGTTACAGGCAACATTGCCCAGCAACGTGTCCATAGAGGCGCACGCGGACTCCTGCTCGATCCCGGCCGATCTTGCCAATACCATTGGGTTGATTGCGAACGAATTCGCGGCCAACACGGTCAAGCATGGAATGGGAAACGCGCTTGAGGCCAAGCTGTCCTACAACATCACAATTGACGGCAGCACGCTCAACCTGGCCTTCAGCAACAACGTACCGGAAGCGCAGCATTCGGACAGCACGCCGGCGGGTATTGGCTATCGTTTGATGACGGCCTCGGTGTGGAAGTTGGGCGGCACGGTCTCGCAGGCGCCATTCGGTGACGGTTTTCGTCTGCAGGCCAGTCTGCCGGTTATTGCGGTGGCACCGCCTGTCGACGTGACAGAATATTCAGCGCACACCTAA
- a CDS encoding efflux transporter outer membrane subunit produces the protein MMTARTSSGIAVALVALSACAVGPTPKAPDLAAPDRYHTDLTLDQDNGVAADVWWTGFQDEKLTALVEAALERNLDIVAAQAAVDAAAARQRAARGRFLPLIDGRSTASEGDGESSIDAALNLSYEIDLFGGLRRALTAASADLDTRRALEADERRLVAAAVASQYIELRRAGARLALLDNSLSLQRRTLEIVQARFDSGLSAALDVDRAAADLARGQAQRGLLDANRQNAAITLSVLTGEAPGGEDYGTPTDDIIPAYSGELDVGAPADLLRQRPDVRAAELSLVRELAQIGVAEAELWPQLSLSGAVGLADIGRAAEETVESLAALLDIPLFSGGRRRANVDEQRAVAAGALANYEAALLFALQDVESALVQINALHDRRERLMVAEQRSQSAYEQLDALYREGLASFIDVLDAQRTLISTRESVVENEAALANAIIALRAALGVR, from the coding sequence ATGATGACGGCACGTACATCATCCGGCATCGCCGTGGCACTGGTCGCTTTGTCCGCCTGCGCGGTAGGACCAACGCCAAAGGCGCCGGACCTTGCCGCGCCTGATCGCTACCATACTGACCTGACGCTCGATCAGGATAACGGCGTCGCGGCAGACGTTTGGTGGACCGGGTTTCAGGATGAAAAGCTCACCGCACTGGTCGAGGCAGCCCTTGAGCGCAATCTCGATATCGTCGCTGCGCAAGCGGCCGTTGACGCCGCCGCCGCGAGACAGCGTGCAGCCCGGGGGCGGTTCCTGCCCCTGATTGATGGTCGGTCAACCGCCAGCGAGGGTGATGGAGAGTCATCCATCGATGCGGCGCTGAACCTTTCCTATGAGATCGATCTTTTCGGCGGCTTGCGCCGCGCCCTGACTGCCGCGTCGGCGGATCTTGATACACGCCGCGCCCTGGAAGCGGACGAGCGCCGCCTGGTGGCCGCCGCGGTGGCCAGCCAGTATATCGAACTTCGTCGTGCCGGTGCCCGGCTGGCCCTGCTCGACAACTCACTGTCACTGCAGCGCCGCACGCTGGAAATCGTTCAGGCGCGGTTTGACAGCGGGCTGTCCGCGGCGCTGGACGTGGATCGGGCGGCAGCGGACCTTGCCCGGGGACAGGCCCAGCGCGGGCTTCTGGACGCCAATCGGCAGAACGCGGCCATCACCCTGTCCGTTCTGACTGGCGAGGCTCCCGGCGGCGAGGATTATGGCACGCCTACGGATGATATCATTCCCGCCTATAGCGGCGAACTTGATGTAGGGGCACCGGCAGACCTGTTGCGTCAGCGCCCCGATGTTCGCGCCGCAGAGTTGAGTTTGGTGCGGGAATTGGCACAGATCGGTGTGGCCGAAGCGGAACTCTGGCCGCAACTTTCACTGTCCGGCGCGGTGGGCCTGGCGGATATTGGACGCGCTGCAGAAGAGACGGTGGAGAGCCTTGCCGCCCTCCTCGATATCCCGCTGTTTTCCGGCGGTCGTCGCCGGGCCAATGTCGACGAACAGCGCGCGGTGGCCGCTGGGGCGCTTGCGAATTATGAGGCCGCGCTTCTCTTTGCGCTGCAGGACGTGGAAAGCGCCCTCGTCCAGATCAACGCCCTGCACGACCGGCGCGAGCGTCTCATGGTTGCCGAGCAAAGAAGCCAGTCCGCATACGAACAATTGGACGCGCTTTACCGCGAGGGGCTGGCCAGCTTCATCGACGTGCTGGACGCCCAGCGGACACTGATTTCAACACGGGAGTCGGTCGTTGAGAACGAAGCCGCTTTAGCCAACGCCATCATCGCGTTGCGCGCCGCGTTAGGTGTGCGCTGA
- a CDS encoding efflux RND transporter permease subunit — protein MTSAEKQPPPDAPSGLPALAVKRPLLIGVLNLLIVIAGLAALFGIEIRELPDVDRPIVSVRASLPGGAPETIDAEVTSVLEGAVARVSGVREIQSSSEENSGRIRIEFEPGTDLNSASSDVREAVSRVSRQLPDRVEDISVTKADDDANPVVTLAIVSDSLSLEELTRVIDTDIAPEILSINGVAAVQEFGTRQRQMRVVIDPLRLSRFGLTISDVADALREAPFDVPVGSFRSDDQELIVRAEATAATPELIKNVNINGTTKIGDIAEAVMGPADATNLLRLNGEPVIGLGIVRQAQSNTIQISNAVARKVEQLDRRLADVDIQVQSDDAVFIRTSVQEVLTSLLFTVGIVVLTIWVFLGSVRATLIPAVAIPVALIGTAAGIWILGFSLNLITLLGLVLATGLVVDDAIVVVENIQRRQSQGLGARAAAALGAQQVFFAVVATTAVLVAVFVPISFLPSTTGRLFREFGFVLAFSVIISSFVALSLGPALAARFTFVSREKTSAASTRLERVGNRLSTLYTNTLKSCLNHGLVAAGICIAAALGALALYFVVAKELVPSEDRARIEVFATGPDGVGLSYMERQADQIEAILQPYRDSGEIVSVYTVVGRYDPNRIGITANLAPWGERDRSQQDIISELQPQMNTIPGSRISVFGRGSLSGGGGRSGLEVALTGADYTAIYEASLALSEAIDTRSDILSNAEISYQPTQPQLSIQIDRRRATDLDVSLDELALTLRTMVGGEDLVDLNVRDQSIPIILESETSAIESPSDLQNLYVRSRGGSLVPVSSLTTIVEEGVAAELDRVAQRRAIEVNMDLAPGTPLSEGVEEINRLAEETLPDGISMLLRGEAATLEESSRDLLITYGFALVIVFLVLVAQFESLTSPVVIMLSVPFGLAAAVYALALTGVSLNIFSQIGMILLIGLMAKNGILLVEFADQLRSDGRSVRDAVLEAATIRARPILMTVISTAFGAIPLIISSGAGAEARASIGWVVFGGLSLAALFTLFLTPIIYLAIARFGGVRSSDADALDDELRGAQEQPAE, from the coding sequence ATGACGTCGGCGGAGAAGCAGCCACCGCCGGACGCGCCGAGTGGCCTGCCCGCCCTGGCGGTCAAACGCCCTCTTCTTATTGGTGTCCTCAACCTTCTCATCGTGATCGCAGGGCTGGCCGCGCTGTTCGGCATTGAGATCCGCGAGCTCCCCGACGTTGATCGCCCGATCGTATCGGTACGCGCTTCCCTGCCCGGCGGTGCGCCGGAGACAATCGACGCCGAGGTGACCAGCGTGCTGGAAGGGGCGGTCGCCAGAGTGTCAGGTGTCCGCGAAATCCAGTCATCCAGCGAAGAAAATTCCGGCCGGATCCGTATCGAATTTGAGCCGGGTACGGATCTCAACAGTGCATCGTCCGATGTTCGCGAGGCGGTCAGCCGGGTCAGCCGGCAGCTACCCGACCGTGTCGAGGACATCTCCGTCACCAAGGCGGATGATGATGCCAACCCGGTCGTGACGCTGGCCATCGTCTCTGACAGCCTGTCACTCGAAGAACTTACCCGGGTCATCGACACGGATATCGCGCCCGAGATACTCTCCATCAATGGCGTTGCGGCCGTTCAGGAATTTGGCACCCGGCAACGTCAGATGCGTGTGGTGATCGATCCCCTGCGCCTGTCGCGCTTTGGACTGACAATTTCCGATGTGGCGGATGCCCTTCGCGAGGCGCCATTTGATGTCCCCGTTGGGTCCTTTCGCTCCGATGATCAGGAGTTGATCGTTCGGGCTGAAGCCACAGCCGCGACGCCCGAACTCATCAAGAACGTCAATATCAACGGCACGACCAAGATCGGGGATATCGCCGAGGCGGTTATGGGCCCCGCCGATGCCACAAACCTTCTTCGCCTCAATGGCGAGCCGGTCATCGGCCTCGGCATCGTGCGGCAGGCGCAGTCCAACACCATCCAGATATCGAACGCCGTGGCCCGCAAGGTCGAACAGCTTGATCGTCGCCTCGCGGACGTCGATATCCAGGTGCAATCGGACGACGCCGTTTTCATCCGAACCTCTGTACAGGAAGTGCTGACCAGTCTCCTGTTCACCGTCGGCATTGTCGTCCTGACGATCTGGGTTTTTCTGGGATCGGTCCGCGCGACGCTTATCCCGGCCGTGGCCATCCCGGTGGCGCTGATCGGGACCGCCGCCGGCATCTGGATACTGGGATTTTCCCTCAACCTCATCACGCTCCTTGGGCTGGTGCTGGCGACGGGTCTTGTCGTCGATGATGCCATTGTTGTGGTCGAAAACATCCAGCGGCGCCAGAGCCAGGGTCTGGGTGCACGGGCTGCCGCGGCGCTCGGCGCGCAGCAGGTCTTCTTCGCTGTTGTCGCGACGACTGCCGTCCTTGTAGCGGTCTTTGTACCGATCTCATTCCTGCCATCCACCACGGGACGGCTGTTCCGGGAATTCGGTTTCGTTCTCGCCTTCTCAGTCATCATCTCCTCGTTTGTGGCGCTGTCGCTCGGTCCTGCGCTGGCGGCCCGCTTCACGTTTGTCTCGCGCGAGAAAACCAGTGCAGCGTCCACGCGTCTGGAACGGGTGGGCAACAGGCTGAGCACGCTCTACACCAACACGCTGAAAAGCTGCCTCAACCACGGCCTGGTGGCTGCCGGCATCTGCATCGCCGCGGCATTAGGCGCACTCGCCCTCTACTTCGTTGTCGCCAAGGAGCTGGTGCCGTCGGAAGACAGAGCGCGGATTGAAGTCTTCGCAACGGGTCCCGACGGCGTCGGCCTGTCCTATATGGAACGGCAGGCTGATCAGATCGAAGCTATTCTTCAGCCCTACCGGGACAGTGGTGAGATCGTCTCCGTTTATACCGTCGTCGGACGATATGACCCCAACCGGATCGGCATCACCGCAAACCTTGCGCCATGGGGTGAGCGCGACCGCAGTCAGCAGGACATCATCAGCGAGCTGCAGCCGCAGATGAACACGATCCCCGGGTCCCGCATTTCGGTGTTCGGACGCGGCAGCCTGAGCGGTGGCGGTGGCCGTAGCGGCCTTGAAGTGGCCCTGACTGGCGCGGACTATACCGCTATCTACGAGGCCAGTCTCGCCCTTAGCGAGGCCATCGATACGCGATCGGACATTCTGTCGAACGCTGAGATTTCCTACCAGCCGACCCAACCCCAATTATCGATCCAGATCGACAGACGTCGGGCGACCGACCTCGATGTCTCACTGGACGAACTCGCACTGACTTTGCGCACCATGGTGGGCGGAGAAGATCTCGTCGACCTGAACGTCCGCGACCAGTCGATTCCGATCATTCTGGAATCAGAAACAAGCGCGATTGAAAGCCCCTCAGACCTTCAGAACCTCTATGTCCGCTCACGGGGCGGCTCGCTTGTTCCCGTCTCGAGCCTCACAACCATTGTGGAGGAAGGCGTCGCAGCGGAACTGGACCGCGTGGCGCAACGGCGCGCCATTGAGGTCAACATGGACCTCGCCCCCGGCACCCCCCTGTCCGAGGGGGTCGAAGAGATCAATCGCCTGGCGGAAGAAACCCTGCCCGACGGCATTTCAATGCTCCTTCGCGGTGAAGCCGCCACGCTTGAAGAAAGCTCCCGCGACCTTCTGATCACCTATGGCTTCGCTCTCGTCATCGTCTTCCTCGTCCTCGTGGCCCAGTTTGAAAGCCTGACCAGTCCGGTCGTCATCATGCTGAGCGTACCCTTTGGTCTGGCGGCCGCTGTCTATGCCCTGGCGCTGACGGGCGTATCCTTGAACATCTTCTCGCAGATCGGGATGATCCTGCTCATCGGTCTGATGGCCAAGAACGGGATCCTCCTCGTCGAGTTTGCCGACCAGTTGCGCAGCGATGGCCGGAGCGTCCGCGATGCCGTTCTGGAAGCAGCAACCATCCGCGCTCGCCCTATTCTGATGACAGTCATCTCCACTGCCTTCGGTGCCATCCCGCTTATCATTTCGAGCGGTGCTGGTGCAGAAGCCCGCGCCTCTATCGGCTGGGTGGTCTTTGGCGGCCTGTCGCTCGCTGCCCTCTTCACCCTGTTTCTGACCCCCATCATCTATCTGGCCATTGCCCGGTTCGGCGGCGTGCGCAGCAGTGACGCTGACGCGCTGGACGACGAGTTGCGCGGCGCCCAGGAGCAGCCGGCGGAATGA
- a CDS encoding efflux RND transporter periplasmic adaptor subunit: MTSSRGLHGDGDAPIEEMPCDEFSRLRSYRFNVVALNHQIMKHSARLLLRVRCALSCAALLSLVACGSETSSGGEPAEAPATPVIAMPVTLKADNQRIEAVGTARAMHYARIFPEDGGIVDAVNFKTGDWVDEGDVLIELEKDQEELAVRRAEIAVRDAQQLLDRYQRIDVEGAISDSQIDEARTALDGARIDLDLARVVLAERQVAAPFGGYVGLTTLDPGARVSPDTLITELNDRSVLYVDFSVPEEAFGKINPGDTLAMSPFSAPTQSYQAEIVGIDPSIVAETRGFTVRAQIDNGEDRLRPGMSFSVAINLPGERYPVVPEAAIVWGGDGAYLWAVRDGTAVRTPVTIVSRVKGEVLVRADLQQGDLIVAEGVQKVREGSAVDARRNGPAPRGENTVGAGPASIGAGGQ; this comes from the coding sequence ATGACGTCAAGCCGCGGTCTACACGGCGATGGCGATGCGCCGATAGAAGAAATGCCCTGCGACGAATTCTCGCGCCTGCGCTCATACCGTTTCAACGTTGTGGCGCTAAATCACCAGATCATGAAGCACTCCGCCCGCCTCCTCCTCCGCGTCCGGTGCGCGCTGTCCTGCGCAGCGCTGCTCAGCCTTGTGGCTTGCGGGAGCGAGACATCGTCCGGCGGCGAGCCAGCGGAGGCGCCTGCAACCCCTGTCATTGCGATGCCGGTCACCCTGAAAGCTGATAATCAGCGCATCGAGGCGGTCGGGACAGCTCGTGCCATGCATTATGCCCGCATCTTCCCCGAAGATGGTGGGATTGTCGACGCCGTCAACTTCAAGACCGGAGACTGGGTCGATGAGGGCGATGTGCTGATCGAGCTCGAGAAGGATCAGGAGGAGCTGGCCGTTCGACGCGCGGAAATTGCCGTACGCGATGCCCAACAGCTGCTCGACCGGTATCAGCGGATCGACGTGGAAGGCGCCATTTCAGACAGCCAGATTGACGAGGCACGCACAGCGCTGGACGGGGCGAGGATTGACCTCGACCTTGCGCGCGTGGTGCTGGCCGAACGCCAGGTCGCGGCGCCTTTTGGCGGGTATGTGGGCCTCACCACACTTGACCCTGGCGCGCGGGTTTCACCGGACACCCTTATCACAGAATTGAACGACCGGTCTGTTCTTTACGTCGACTTCTCCGTTCCGGAAGAAGCCTTCGGCAAGATCAACCCGGGCGATACCCTTGCCATGTCGCCCTTCTCTGCGCCCACCCAGAGCTATCAGGCGGAAATCGTCGGGATTGACCCCAGCATCGTTGCAGAAACACGCGGCTTCACGGTCAGAGCGCAGATCGACAATGGCGAAGACCGCCTTCGTCCCGGCATGAGCTTCAGCGTGGCCATCAACCTCCCCGGCGAGCGTTACCCCGTTGTGCCCGAAGCTGCGATCGTGTGGGGCGGCGATGGCGCCTATCTCTGGGCCGTCAGGGACGGCACGGCGGTGCGTACGCCGGTGACGATCGTGTCCCGCGTCAAGGGCGAGGTGCTGGTACGGGCCGACCTGCAGCAGGGCGACCTGATCGTTGCCGAGGGCGTGCAGAAGGTCCGTGAAGGATCGGCCGTTGATGCTCGCCGCAATGGGCCTGCCCCTCGCGGCGAGAACACGGTCGGCGCAGGGCCGGCGAGCATCGGCGCGGGCGGTCAATGA
- a CDS encoding tyrosine-type recombinase/integrase has product MPLTDVAIRNAKPREKPYKVGDTLGLFLLVQPSGGKLWRVKYRIDGKEKKLAIGIYPQVGLAEARRRRDAARELVAAGKDPGREKQREKVRSRIQAETTFDAIAAEFCQKRRRDGQKAWAVSTATRSEYLLSLLKGSIGKLPITDIEPADVLIAVRKIERKGQLESARRTLQLAGAVFRYAVATARLASDPTRDLRGALTAPTVTHYGAIIDPARVGALLRAIDGYEGQPITKLAMQLAPHVFVRPGELRHAEWSEFDFEGALWTIAAGKTKMRKDHLVPLSRQSIAILEDLHALTGPDGYVFPSIRSRKRPMSDNTINAGLRRLGYSTDEMTAHGFRAMASTLLNESGKWHPDAIERALAHGDSDRIRAAYHRGAHWKERVAMAQWWSDHLDQLRKGAEVVPIKAGKR; this is encoded by the coding sequence ATGCCGCTGACAGATGTTGCAATCCGGAATGCCAAACCGCGCGAAAAGCCTTATAAGGTAGGCGACACTCTGGGCCTGTTCCTGCTGGTGCAGCCCTCGGGCGGAAAGCTGTGGCGGGTCAAATACCGCATCGACGGCAAGGAGAAGAAGCTGGCGATCGGCATCTACCCTCAGGTCGGTCTCGCGGAGGCGCGGCGCAGGCGTGATGCCGCCCGCGAGTTGGTAGCCGCTGGCAAGGATCCCGGCCGCGAGAAGCAGCGCGAGAAGGTGCGTTCGCGCATTCAGGCCGAGACAACTTTTGACGCTATTGCCGCTGAGTTCTGCCAGAAGCGGCGGCGCGATGGCCAGAAGGCCTGGGCTGTCAGCACGGCCACACGCAGCGAATACCTGCTGTCGCTGCTCAAGGGATCGATCGGCAAGCTTCCCATCACCGATATAGAACCTGCCGACGTGTTGATTGCCGTCCGCAAGATCGAGCGCAAAGGCCAGCTGGAAAGCGCCCGCCGCACCCTGCAGCTTGCCGGCGCGGTGTTCCGCTATGCGGTCGCTACCGCCCGCCTCGCTTCGGACCCCACGCGCGACCTGCGCGGCGCGCTGACCGCGCCCACCGTCACCCACTACGGCGCGATTATTGACCCCGCGCGTGTGGGCGCGCTGCTGCGCGCCATCGACGGCTATGAAGGCCAGCCGATCACCAAGCTGGCGATGCAATTGGCCCCGCATGTTTTCGTCCGCCCCGGCGAGCTGCGCCATGCCGAATGGAGCGAATTCGATTTCGAAGGGGCGCTGTGGACCATAGCGGCGGGCAAGACCAAGATGCGCAAGGATCACCTCGTCCCGCTCTCACGCCAGTCGATTGCGATCCTGGAAGACCTCCATGCCCTGACCGGTCCCGACGGCTATGTTTTCCCTTCGATCCGCTCCCGCAAGCGCCCGATGAGCGACAACACGATCAACGCAGGCCTGCGCCGCCTCGGCTACTCAACAGATGAAATGACCGCCCATGGCTTTAGGGCCATGGCCTCTACCCTGTTGAACGAAAGCGGCAAGTGGCACCCCGACGCGATCGAGCGCGCCCTGGCCCATGGCGACAGCGACAGAATCCGCGCCGCCTATCATCGCGGAGCCCACTGGAAGGAGCGCGTAGCCATGGCGCAATGGTGGAGTGACCACCTCGACCAGCTTCGCAAGGGCGCGGAGGTTGTGCCGATCAAGGCGGGGAAGCGGTGA